In the Sinorhizobium arboris LMG 14919 genome, one interval contains:
- a CDS encoding heme-dependent oxidative N-demethylase family protein, which translates to MAIAFKQETFRDDFSYRNSPENIRRFPFPFDRDEYMYAVNMEPHVKGQKGTAFESLIDVDEHYVAEMHDRALVLKEDPLRYQALPHMMTAQWDTLELLMEEQAAGFPEHFTLTRNGDQWRWINRPLGIDDTFTFGDRSTLPYEPLEYITRQAQGDFCIVDQRDGNLWMDAGMVTTQADWSLDFDIGMNFMEWHGPVPLAHQMGVFDRALKFLLNLQQGKPTRRFNWTMTINPRLDTSPENYPKWGPDRATVTPENVGEKVHLRVEVQSLWRLPRSNAILFVIRCYLMNMSELVTVPKWARRFPRVLSTLPPELIDYKGLTRYRQTTIDWLSKFDDGAPTSPGTFPD; encoded by the coding sequence ATGGCAATCGCCTTCAAGCAGGAAACGTTCCGGGACGATTTCAGCTATCGCAACAGTCCGGAAAACATCCGGCGCTTTCCGTTTCCCTTCGACCGCGACGAGTACATGTACGCGGTCAATATGGAACCGCATGTGAAGGGGCAGAAGGGCACCGCCTTCGAAAGCCTGATCGACGTCGATGAGCACTACGTCGCCGAGATGCACGATCGGGCTCTGGTTCTGAAAGAGGACCCGCTGCGCTACCAGGCGTTGCCACATATGATGACAGCCCAATGGGATACGCTGGAACTTCTGATGGAGGAGCAGGCCGCCGGTTTTCCCGAACATTTCACGCTCACCAGGAACGGCGATCAATGGCGCTGGATCAACCGGCCGCTCGGCATCGACGACACCTTCACCTTCGGCGATCGCTCGACGCTGCCCTATGAACCGCTCGAATACATCACCCGCCAGGCGCAGGGGGACTTCTGCATCGTCGACCAGCGCGACGGCAATCTCTGGATGGATGCCGGCATGGTCACGACCCAGGCCGACTGGTCGCTCGACTTCGACATCGGCATGAATTTCATGGAATGGCACGGACCGGTGCCGCTCGCTCATCAGATGGGCGTCTTCGACCGCGCATTGAAATTCCTCCTGAATCTGCAGCAGGGCAAGCCTACCCGCCGCTTCAACTGGACGATGACGATCAATCCGCGCCTCGATACGAGCCCGGAAAACTACCCTAAATGGGGTCCGGACCGAGCGACGGTCACGCCGGAAAACGTCGGCGAGAAGGTGCATCTGCGCGTCGAGGTGCAGAGCCTGTGGCGCCTGCCGCGCTCGAACGCCATTCTCTTCGTCATCCGCTGCTATCTGATGAATATGAGTGAGCTCGTGACGGTCCCGAAATGGGCGCGCCGCTTTCCGCGCGTGCTCAGCACGCTGCCGCCGGAGCTCATCGATTACAAGGGTCTGACGCGCTATCGCCAGACCACTATCGACTGGCTTTCGAAATTCGACGACGGCGCGCCGACCAGTCCCGGCACATTCCCGGATTGA
- a CDS encoding APC family permease, with the protein MTDVVNAGIAAGTEGKLIRALDWKGAFWVAAGVPPLVLFSIGGIAGTTGKLAFAVWIISMIMGFLQSFTYAEIAGMFANKSGGASIYGATAWLRYSKFIAPLSVWCNWFAWSPVLSLGCVIAAGYILNALFPIPAADSQAVLDWIGAHAASVTADSPRVAEYLAAHAGTAPEDAVKAVLATDGVAALTPVIRSWSLVSFSIPFLATANINATFLIGGILMLIIFAIQHRGIAGTASVQKWLAMLVLIPLLIIGIYPIVSGHIVASNVTGLVPPTAAYSGEDGTWSNGGWTLFLGGLYIAAWSTYGFETAVCYTRELKNPRTDTFKAIFYSGLICCLFFFLVPFAFQGVLGHAGMLAPGIIDGTGVAEALGGLIGAGRIVTQLLVVLMILALFLAIMTAMAGSSRTLYQGSKDGWLPKYLDHVNENGAPTRAMWTDFAFNLFLLAIASDVGGYFFVLAVSNVGYIIFNFLNLNSGWIHRIDSGHIERPWKAPTWLIGLNTVLAFVNALFLGAGAKVWGYSNALWVGFIFAALILPVFAYRHYFQDRGRFPLEAMEDLGLSGQNLGVRKAGMLPYLALGAGIAIVLFANWFFQLPA; encoded by the coding sequence ATGACAGATGTGGTGAACGCCGGCATTGCTGCCGGCACCGAGGGGAAGCTTATACGCGCGCTCGACTGGAAGGGCGCGTTCTGGGTGGCAGCTGGCGTGCCGCCGCTCGTGCTCTTCTCCATCGGCGGCATTGCCGGAACGACCGGCAAGCTGGCCTTCGCGGTCTGGATCATTTCGATGATCATGGGCTTCCTGCAATCCTTCACCTATGCGGAAATCGCCGGGATGTTCGCCAACAAGTCCGGCGGCGCCTCGATCTATGGAGCGACCGCATGGCTGCGCTATTCGAAATTCATCGCTCCGCTTTCCGTCTGGTGCAATTGGTTCGCGTGGTCGCCGGTACTTTCGCTCGGCTGCGTGATCGCCGCGGGCTATATCCTCAACGCCCTCTTCCCGATTCCTGCGGCGGATTCGCAGGCAGTGCTCGACTGGATCGGCGCCCACGCCGCCTCCGTCACCGCCGATAGCCCCCGTGTCGCCGAGTATCTCGCGGCCCATGCCGGCACCGCGCCGGAAGATGCCGTCAAGGCGGTTCTTGCAACGGACGGCGTAGCGGCGCTGACGCCTGTGATCCGCAGCTGGTCGCTGGTGAGCTTCAGCATTCCCTTCCTCGCCACGGCCAATATCAACGCCACCTTCCTGATCGGCGGCATCCTGATGCTGATCATCTTCGCGATCCAGCATCGCGGCATCGCCGGGACCGCCAGCGTTCAGAAGTGGCTCGCCATGCTCGTCCTCATTCCCCTGCTGATCATCGGCATCTATCCGATCGTCAGCGGCCATATCGTTGCCTCCAACGTCACCGGCCTCGTGCCACCGACTGCGGCCTATTCCGGCGAGGACGGCACCTGGAGCAATGGCGGCTGGACGCTCTTTCTCGGTGGCCTCTATATCGCCGCCTGGTCGACTTACGGGTTCGAAACAGCGGTCTGCTATACGCGCGAACTGAAGAACCCCCGGACCGACACCTTCAAGGCCATCTTCTATTCCGGCCTCATCTGCTGCCTGTTCTTCTTCCTCGTGCCCTTCGCCTTTCAGGGGGTGCTTGGTCACGCCGGCATGCTGGCGCCCGGCATCATCGACGGCACGGGTGTAGCCGAGGCGCTCGGCGGCCTGATCGGCGCCGGCCGCATCGTCACCCAGCTTCTCGTCGTTCTGATGATTCTGGCGCTCTTCCTCGCCATCATGACGGCGATGGCCGGCTCCTCGCGCACGCTTTACCAGGGCTCGAAGGACGGCTGGCTGCCCAAATATCTCGACCATGTGAACGAGAACGGCGCGCCGACCCGCGCTATGTGGACCGACTTCGCTTTCAACCTCTTCCTGCTTGCCATCGCCTCGGATGTCGGCGGCTACTTCTTCGTGCTGGCCGTCTCCAATGTCGGCTACATCATCTTCAACTTCCTGAACCTCAACTCCGGCTGGATCCACCGTATCGACTCCGGCCATATCGAGCGGCCCTGGAAGGCGCCGACCTGGCTGATTGGCCTGAACACCGTGCTGGCCTTCGTGAACGCGCTCTTCCTTGGCGCCGGCGCCAAGGTCTGGGGCTACTCCAATGCACTGTGGGTCGGCTTCATCTTCGCCGCGCTCATCCTGCCGGTCTTCGCCTATCGCCACTATTTTCAGGATCGCGGCAGGTTCCCGCTCGAAGCCATGGAGGATCTCGGTCTCTCCGGACAGAATCTCGGTGTCAGGAAGGCGGGCATGTTACCCTATCTGGCGCTCGGCGCAGGCATCGCCATCGTGCTGTTCGCCAACTGGTTCTTCCAGCTGCCGGCCTGA
- a CDS encoding phosphoketolase family protein yields MTSPSTAGDVSGQNRLSANPLSADELQRMDAYWRASNYLSVGQIYLLDNPLLRKPLKREHIKPRLLGHWGTSPGLNMLYVHLNRVIKRDDLEMMYVIGPGHGGPSLVAHAYLEGTYSEVYPDISQDAEGLRKLFKQFSFPGGIPSHVAPETPGSIHEGGELGYALSHAYGAAFDNPELIVACVVGDGEAETGPLATGWHGNKFLNPARDGCVLPILHLNGYKIANPCFLARIPKAELQKFFEGMGYAPLFVEGHDPADVHQQLAGALDTALADIRRIQTGARIDGNLKRPAWPMIVFRTPKGWTCPAEIDGKKCEDYWRSHQVPMGDMDKPEHIRILEGWMKSYRPEELFDGEGRLTAELAALAPTGRRRMSDNPHANGGLLLRDLKMPDFRDYAVSVQNPGAATVESARVMGSYLRDVMKLNLASGNFRLFSPDENNSNRWQDVLEVTDRCFMGDIYPEDDHLSPDGRLMEVLSEHQCQGWLEGYLLTGRHGFFSCYEAFIHIIDSMFNQHAKWLKVCNEIPWRRPIASLNYFLSSHVWRQDHNGFSHQDPGFIDHVVNKKADIIRVYLPPDANTLLSVTDHCLRSRNYINVVVAGKQPSPQWLTMDQAVKHCTEGLGIWEWASNDKGCEPDVVMACCGDVPTLETLAAAQLLREHLPELKVRVINVVNLMKLQPSAEHPHGLPDRDFDALFTKDKPIIFAFHGYPWLIHRLTYRRTNHANLHVRGYKEEGTTTTPFDMVVLNHLDRFHLVEDVIDRLPQLGARAAYFKQAIHERLIDHRHHIERYGEDMPAISGWRWGRDDTGNAQGTSTEGDNV; encoded by the coding sequence ATGACTTCCCCTAGTACGGCAGGTGACGTTTCCGGCCAAAATCGCTTATCCGCCAATCCTTTGTCTGCAGACGAACTTCAGCGGATGGACGCCTACTGGCGGGCGTCGAACTATCTCTCCGTCGGGCAGATCTACCTCCTGGACAACCCGCTTCTCCGCAAGCCGCTGAAGCGGGAGCACATCAAACCGCGGCTTCTTGGCCATTGGGGTACGTCGCCGGGTCTGAACATGCTCTATGTCCACCTGAACCGGGTGATCAAGCGCGACGATCTCGAGATGATGTATGTCATCGGCCCCGGGCATGGCGGACCCTCGCTTGTCGCCCACGCCTATCTGGAAGGCACCTATAGCGAGGTCTATCCGGACATCAGCCAGGACGCCGAAGGCCTGCGGAAGCTCTTCAAGCAGTTCAGCTTCCCCGGCGGCATCCCGAGCCATGTCGCGCCGGAAACGCCGGGCAGCATTCACGAGGGCGGCGAGCTCGGCTACGCATTGAGCCATGCCTATGGGGCGGCCTTCGACAATCCCGAACTGATCGTCGCCTGCGTCGTGGGCGACGGGGAAGCCGAAACGGGTCCGCTCGCGACCGGCTGGCACGGCAACAAGTTCCTGAACCCGGCGCGCGACGGCTGCGTCCTGCCGATCCTGCATCTTAACGGATACAAGATCGCCAATCCCTGTTTTCTCGCACGCATTCCAAAAGCGGAACTGCAGAAGTTCTTCGAGGGCATGGGCTATGCGCCGTTGTTCGTCGAAGGTCATGATCCCGCAGACGTGCATCAGCAGCTGGCGGGCGCGCTCGATACCGCGCTCGCCGATATCCGGCGTATCCAGACCGGCGCCCGGATCGACGGCAATCTGAAACGTCCTGCCTGGCCCATGATCGTCTTCCGCACACCCAAGGGCTGGACCTGCCCGGCCGAGATCGACGGCAAGAAATGCGAGGATTACTGGCGATCGCATCAGGTGCCGATGGGAGACATGGACAAGCCGGAGCATATCCGCATCCTCGAAGGCTGGATGAAGAGCTATCGGCCGGAGGAGCTCTTCGACGGCGAAGGGCGGCTGACGGCGGAACTGGCGGCGCTTGCCCCGACAGGCCGCCGCCGGATGAGCGACAATCCGCATGCCAATGGCGGACTGTTGCTGCGCGACCTGAAGATGCCCGACTTCCGCGATTATGCGGTTTCGGTTCAAAACCCCGGAGCGGCCACGGTCGAGTCGGCCCGCGTGATGGGCAGCTATCTGCGCGACGTGATGAAGCTCAACCTGGCGTCCGGGAACTTCCGCCTGTTCAGTCCGGACGAGAACAACTCGAACCGCTGGCAGGACGTGCTCGAGGTTACGGATCGCTGTTTCATGGGCGATATCTATCCGGAAGACGACCATCTGTCGCCGGACGGACGGCTGATGGAGGTCCTGAGCGAGCATCAATGCCAGGGCTGGCTCGAAGGCTACCTGCTGACCGGACGCCATGGCTTCTTTTCCTGCTACGAAGCCTTCATTCACATCATCGATTCGATGTTCAACCAGCACGCCAAATGGCTGAAGGTCTGCAACGAAATCCCGTGGCGGCGCCCGATCGCTTCCTTGAACTATTTCCTGAGCTCGCATGTCTGGCGCCAGGACCATAACGGCTTCAGCCATCAGGACCCCGGCTTCATCGATCACGTGGTCAACAAGAAGGCGGACATCATCCGCGTCTATCTGCCGCCGGACGCCAACACGCTGCTGTCGGTGACGGATCATTGTCTGAGGAGCCGCAACTACATCAACGTCGTCGTCGCCGGCAAGCAACCTTCGCCGCAATGGCTGACCATGGACCAGGCGGTGAAGCATTGCACCGAGGGGCTGGGCATCTGGGAATGGGCAAGCAACGACAAGGGCTGCGAGCCGGATGTCGTCATGGCATGCTGCGGCGATGTCCCGACGCTGGAGACGCTCGCCGCCGCGCAATTGCTGCGCGAACACCTGCCGGAATTGAAGGTGCGGGTGATCAACGTCGTCAATCTGATGAAGCTGCAGCCGTCCGCGGAACACCCGCACGGCCTGCCGGACCGCGACTTCGACGCGCTGTTCACCAAGGACAAGCCGATCATCTTCGCCTTCCATGGCTATCCCTGGCTGATCCACCGCCTCACCTATCGCCGCACGAACCATGCCAATCTGCATGTCCGCGGCTACAAGGAAGAGGGGACGACGACGACGCCCTTCGACATGGTTGTGCTCAACCATCTGGACCGGTTCCATCTGGTCGAGGACGTCATCGACCGGCTGCCCCAACTCGGCGCCCGCGCCGCCTATTTCAAGCAGGCGATTCACGAGCGGCTGATCGACCACAGGCACCATATCGAAAGATACGGCGAGGACATGCCGGCGATCAGTGGCTGGAGATGGGGCCGGGACGATACCGGTAACGCACAGGGAACATCGACTGAGGGCGACAATGTCTGA
- a CDS encoding DUF1989 domain-containing protein: MEDRRPGMLGARPVSASIIRYPGFPALPKGTERYRCKGGGSLVVRVEAGDLVTVTDAEGCQACELSFLDEDGRFQAAGLGAAFTNAAEGLKAILSREEAGTLRIRSALRRRGADLATAGALRIFGERSKPGSRVEFTIALKGLLIVAAPAESMSPEAQDTATPIEVRVRRSKVVRDYASALPEPLADPIEDIRIRAATASAYFVRAGEFIQIIDVYGRQCTDFQAFAARKVDKGLDLALDSTVTRTLLGRSYPAPGLPSRAFDRDFEPLVEIVQDTVGRHDAFATACNSRYYDDMGYPGHVNCTDNFNAALAPYGIPGRKGWEALNYFYNTNIDHNNQLYLDEPWSRAGDYVLMRALTDLVCVSSSCPDDIDAANGWDPTDIHVRTFSGKEQFSRAVAYRMTPDADPELTRETAFHSRFSALTRDYAEYRGYWLPSRFSSEGPVEEYWACRERAAIIDLSPLRKFEVTGPDAEELLQYCLTRDVRKLSTGQVVYSAMCYEHGGMIDDGTLFRLGDKNFRWIGGDDYSGIWLREQAEKKGFKAWVRSSTDQMHNIAVQGPKSRDILKEIVWTAPRQPTIGELEWFRFAVGRIGGFDGAPIVVSRTGYTGELGYEIFCHPKDALTVFDAVRLAGEPHGLKPMGLEALDMVRIEAGLIFAHYDFDDQTDPFEAGIGFTVPLKSKQDDFIGREALIRRKENPRHLMVGLDIQANEAVGHGDCVHVGRAQIGVITSATRSPVLGKAIALARIDVTHAAVGTQVEIGKLDGQQKRLPAVVVPMSHYDPQKKRPRS, encoded by the coding sequence ATGGAAGATCGCCGTCCTGGGATGCTTGGAGCGAGGCCCGTTTCGGCGAGCATCATCCGCTATCCGGGCTTCCCGGCGCTGCCGAAGGGCACCGAACGCTACCGGTGCAAGGGTGGCGGCTCGCTGGTCGTGCGCGTCGAAGCGGGAGACCTGGTGACGGTCACCGATGCCGAGGGCTGCCAGGCATGCGAGCTTTCCTTCCTTGACGAAGACGGCCGCTTCCAGGCGGCAGGCCTCGGCGCGGCGTTCACCAATGCCGCCGAGGGCCTCAAGGCCATTCTCTCCCGCGAAGAAGCGGGCACGCTTCGCATTCGCAGCGCGCTTCGGCGCCGCGGCGCGGACCTGGCCACGGCCGGCGCCCTGCGCATTTTCGGGGAGCGATCCAAACCGGGCAGCAGGGTCGAATTCACGATCGCGCTGAAGGGGCTGCTGATCGTTGCCGCACCCGCAGAGTCGATGTCGCCCGAGGCACAGGACACGGCAACGCCCATCGAGGTCAGAGTCCGCCGCAGCAAGGTGGTCCGCGATTATGCCTCCGCCTTGCCGGAGCCGCTGGCCGATCCGATCGAGGACATCCGCATCAGGGCTGCAACCGCGTCGGCATATTTCGTGCGGGCCGGAGAATTCATACAGATCATCGACGTCTATGGCCGCCAGTGCACGGACTTTCAGGCCTTTGCCGCACGCAAGGTCGACAAGGGTCTCGACCTGGCTCTCGACTCAACCGTCACCCGTACCCTGCTCGGGCGCAGCTACCCGGCCCCGGGCCTGCCGTCCAGGGCTTTCGATCGCGATTTCGAGCCGCTGGTGGAGATCGTACAGGACACGGTTGGCCGTCACGACGCTTTCGCCACCGCCTGCAATTCGCGCTATTACGATGACATGGGCTATCCCGGCCACGTCAACTGTACGGACAATTTCAACGCGGCGCTTGCGCCTTATGGCATTCCCGGCCGCAAGGGCTGGGAGGCGCTCAACTATTTCTACAACACCAATATCGACCACAACAACCAGCTCTATCTCGATGAGCCCTGGTCGCGTGCGGGCGACTACGTGCTGATGCGGGCTCTGACCGACCTCGTCTGCGTCTCCTCCTCCTGTCCCGACGATATCGACGCGGCAAACGGCTGGGATCCGACCGACATCCACGTCCGGACCTTTTCCGGAAAAGAGCAATTCTCACGAGCGGTAGCCTATCGCATGACACCCGATGCCGATCCCGAACTGACGCGTGAAACCGCCTTTCACTCCCGCTTCTCGGCGCTGACGCGAGACTATGCTGAATATCGCGGCTATTGGCTGCCGAGCCGGTTTTCCTCGGAGGGGCCGGTCGAGGAATACTGGGCCTGCCGGGAACGCGCGGCAATCATCGATCTCTCGCCGCTGCGCAAGTTCGAGGTCACGGGTCCGGATGCCGAAGAATTGCTGCAATATTGCCTGACGCGCGACGTGCGCAAGCTTTCGACCGGCCAGGTCGTCTATTCCGCGATGTGCTACGAGCATGGCGGCATGATCGACGACGGCACCCTTTTCCGTCTCGGCGACAAGAACTTCCGCTGGATCGGCGGGGACGATTACAGCGGCATCTGGCTGCGCGAGCAGGCGGAGAAGAAAGGCTTCAAAGCCTGGGTGCGTTCCTCGACCGACCAGATGCACAATATTGCCGTTCAAGGCCCGAAAAGCCGCGACATCCTCAAGGAGATCGTCTGGACGGCACCACGTCAGCCCACGATCGGCGAGCTCGAATGGTTCCGCTTTGCAGTCGGCCGCATCGGAGGCTTCGACGGCGCGCCCATCGTCGTCTCGCGCACCGGCTATACCGGCGAGCTCGGCTATGAGATATTCTGCCATCCCAAAGATGCCCTGACCGTTTTTGACGCGGTCCGGCTGGCCGGCGAGCCGCATGGGCTTAAGCCGATGGGGCTGGAAGCGCTCGACATGGTCCGCATCGAGGCGGGCCTGATCTTCGCTCATTACGACTTCGACGATCAGACCGACCCGTTCGAGGCCGGTATCGGCTTCACGGTGCCGCTGAAGTCCAAGCAGGACGATTTCATCGGCCGCGAAGCGCTGATCCGCCGCAAGGAAAACCCGCGCCACCTGATGGTCGGCCTCGACATACAGGCGAACGAGGCGGTCGGCCACGGCGACTGCGTGCATGTCGGGCGCGCACAGATCGGCGTCATCACCAGTGCCACCCGCTCACCGGTCCTCGGCAAGGCGATCGCGCTTGCCCGGATCGACGTTACGCATGCGGCGGTCGGCACGCAGGTGGAGATCGGCAAGCTCGACGGCCAGCAGAAGCGCCTGCCCGCAGTCGTCGTGCCGATGTCGCACTACGATCCGCAGAAGAAGCGGCCGCGCTCCTGA
- a CDS encoding NAD(P)-binding domain-containing protein, producing the protein MTRVAVIGAGPSGLAQLRAFQSAAQKGAEIPEIVCYEKQSDWGGLWNYTWRTGLDEYGEPVHGSMYRYLWSNGPKECLEFADYTFEEHFGKPIASYPPRAVLWDYIKGRVEKANVRDWVRFNTPVRMVHFDEETKKFTVTAHNRLEDRMYDEKFDYVVVASGHFSTPHVPYFEGVKTFNGRVLHAHDFRDALEFKGKDVLIVGRSYSAEDIGSQCWKYGAKSVTTSYRSKPMGFNWPENFEERPLLTKLENKTAHFADGSTREVDALILCTGYQHHFPFLPDELRLKTANRLWADHLYKGVVFDRNPQLFYIGMQDQFYTFNMFDVQAWWARDVMMGRIELPPEEELKANFDIWRAREETLEHAEEMIWYQGDYVKELLAETDYPSFDIEGVNRTFMKWEHHKAENIMGFRDNAYRSLMTGNMSPKHHTPWVEALDDSLEEYLRA; encoded by the coding sequence ATGACAAGAGTTGCCGTCATCGGTGCCGGTCCATCGGGCCTTGCCCAGTTGCGGGCCTTCCAGTCGGCCGCCCAGAAGGGTGCCGAGATTCCGGAAATCGTCTGCTATGAAAAGCAGTCCGACTGGGGAGGACTGTGGAATTATACCTGGCGCACCGGGCTGGACGAATATGGAGAGCCGGTGCACGGCAGCATGTATCGCTATCTCTGGTCGAACGGCCCGAAGGAATGCCTGGAATTTGCGGACTACACCTTCGAGGAGCACTTCGGCAAGCCGATCGCCTCCTACCCGCCGCGCGCGGTGCTGTGGGATTATATCAAGGGCCGTGTCGAGAAGGCGAATGTGCGCGACTGGGTGCGTTTCAATACCCCGGTGCGGATGGTGCACTTCGACGAAGAGACGAAGAAATTCACGGTTACCGCCCATAACCGCCTCGAAGACCGCATGTATGACGAGAAATTCGACTATGTGGTCGTTGCGAGCGGTCACTTCTCGACACCGCACGTTCCTTACTTTGAAGGCGTGAAAACCTTCAACGGCCGCGTTCTGCATGCCCACGATTTCCGCGATGCGCTGGAATTCAAGGGTAAGGACGTTCTCATTGTCGGCCGTAGCTACTCGGCTGAGGATATCGGTTCGCAATGCTGGAAGTATGGGGCGAAATCGGTAACGACGAGCTACCGCTCAAAGCCGATGGGCTTCAACTGGCCGGAAAACTTCGAGGAACGACCGCTGCTGACGAAGCTCGAAAACAAGACGGCTCATTTCGCGGACGGCTCGACCAGGGAAGTGGACGCGCTGATCCTGTGCACCGGCTATCAGCACCATTTTCCGTTCCTGCCGGATGAACTCAGGCTCAAGACCGCCAACCGCCTTTGGGCCGACCATCTCTACAAGGGCGTGGTGTTCGACAGGAATCCGCAGCTCTTCTACATCGGCATGCAGGATCAGTTCTACACTTTCAACATGTTCGACGTGCAGGCCTGGTGGGCGCGCGACGTCATGATGGGCCGCATCGAGCTGCCGCCGGAAGAGGAATTGAAGGCGAATTTCGACATATGGCGCGCCCGCGAGGAAACGCTCGAACATGCCGAGGAGATGATCTGGTATCAGGGCGACTATGTGAAGGAACTGCTCGCCGAAACCGATTATCCGAGCTTCGATATCGAAGGGGTCAACCGCACCTTCATGAAATGGGAGCACCACAAGGCGGAAAACATCATGGGTTTTCGCGACAATGCCTATCGGTCGCTGATGACAGGCAATATGTCGCCCAAGCATCACACGCCCTGGGTGGAAGCGCTTGACGATTCTCTGGAGGAATATCTGCGCGCGTGA